The sequence TCCTCAACATAATCATGGCCACCATACCCGAGAGGAAAAGGACAATCATCAAGGAATTAACTATAGAAAACCAGTGAATCTGATCATCAGCCATCAGAAGATAGGTATCCCACCTTGATGCCCATTTCACATCACTTTCCTAGAACATTGAAGTGGTGAGAATTAGAGGGAGGAGGGGAAAAATAGCAAGCACTTGACAATAAAGATGCACATAAAATTCTATATATGGATTGTATGGCAACTGACCACATACTCCACATCATAAGTAAAGATGATTTCATTCTtctcttcaacttcttgaggagTCTCAGAGTTGGTAACCATACGTTTTGCATGTGGATCACAGGTTGTCAATCGGGTAGTTTCAGTCCAAGAATCTTCATATGCATGCTTCACACTAAATCATACAATATATCAACCAAATTATATAGCTGAGCAATTGCTATCTAAAAGTGGAAGACTAGAAAAATGCTACTCAAGGAAGCAAAAACAGTAATAGAACCTGTATGGTTTGACCTCAAATCCTACAATCCTCGACAACTCAGTTATCAGATCCTTGTGAATCTTGACCGTGAAGGTCAAGTGGTTATAGATAAAATGCCTTTCCTCTTTGCTCTGcagaaattaaacatatatatattgatttatcAATCTAGAATATAGATTACATGCATAAAGATGTCAAATTATCCACATTCTAAACATATCATAAGATACCCCAGCGTACTGTCCTCTGAGACCAACATGAAAACCATGTTGATATACAACTGAAGATTCCTGATCATTCCTTTGTATGGGAAAAACAAGAGGAAGATTGTCCAGAATCCTGCATATATGACAAGGGAAGTtaccaaaataaactataagttaacaTCAAATCAATATGTCTAGTCCTTCAAAAGGATGCCTTACATGTTCACCCGATACTCGTCGTCTATCTTTTCCTTGAAGTCCTTTGCCATTTTACCATCAAGAACTATGCGACAAAGAATAGTACACATCTCTGGTTCCCTCATTTTAAACTGTGAGAAACAATAATAAATACTGTTAGAAGTTAAACTaataacaaaaaggaaaaaatatgaCTGAGAAGGTTGCTTATAGTTATAGCATACCTCGAAAGGAGAGTTCTCTATACGATCACCACGAAGAACTTCTCCAAGATTCTCAGCACTATCAAATATTTGCTTTGGACGACAATAAGGGAGGGAATAATAAGAGTAAGGAAGCTGCGTCTTAATGGAAGTCAATTTGTTTACTTTTACCCTCAGAACATCTCCCTGCACCAGTAAAAGAAATAACACTAAGCTGAATTTCATTACCAGTCTCAACAGAAAAACATGATTTGCCATCTCATCCTACAAGGAACAGAGACTCAATGCAATACTGAAATGGAATCACAATTCACACACGTAATGTTCTCAGTAATTTGATAATTTCGTACCCATTTCCAGTTTGGTAGTCCCTAAAAACTTCATTTCCAGTTCAAAAGATTAAGCAGTTTCGGTTAAAATTCAACAACCGACAGAGATTACCAAGGAgaaatcaaatacaaaaattaagaaACCAAAAAGAAAACGAAATTACAGATTTTTCAACCACCCTAATGGCAAGAAAAAGCATTAACGCCCAATAATCACATGCAAACGCAAGATCTGAAACCCAAGAACGAAAACGATAGATAAACAAAGAGACAAGATCAATTAAAAGCTCGATTGAATCAAAACGAGATGCAAAGTGAACAAACCTTATGAAAGTCCTGGGGAGCCACACCAGGGAGATAGAAACAGGAAGCACGAAGGAAAAGGAAGAGACATGCGGAGATCCAAAGCAGGAACACGAAAGGCCCTCTCGCCATGGCTTAAACGAGAGATCTAAAAGCCAAACCAGATCcaaaaatttcttaaaaaaccTCTTCCCCCTCTTTCAGAGAGAGTGTAAATCGCTGGTTTTGGGTGCTCTCTTCGTTACCTTAcacgaggaagaagaagaaagaagaagaagaagacgaataATTACTGTTCTTGCCCGAAGCCGAGTGAGTTATAGAAGACGGTGCAGCCATCGGGCATTCATGACCGTTCGATCTTCTTTTGTGGCCATAACGTGCGGCCTAGATTGCAATATCAACCAATCGGGTTTTGATTAAGCGCACATTCacttaaatttttctaaattattttgtgaACTGTATGATTCATTTTTTCCGTCAAATTTGgtaacaattttttctttttttaaaaaaaaataataatttgcaATTGAAGCAATGTTTTTGATTTTATTGATAGTGAGACAGTTTGTTCTTTATCTATTGGAGATAACATTTTAAGAAATTGATTGTTTGggttcaattaatttaagcacCCATTTTGAAAGTAGGttacattattaaaaaaacgACAATGAAAACTTATGTGGATCGTTTTGATTGTatcattcaattttaaaagtttcactTTAAGTATTAAAGTTTGAAGTTTGTttctaaataaatcttgtaGGCTTTTATtgtcaaatatatatagatgGAAAAAACTTGTACATGTGAACCTAAATACAcacatgaaaaataataataagaaataagaaatactcattaaatatttgacaaTATATGGGATGGGGATCGAACTTCTAACATATTTGTGAACTTACATATTGTTGTTCTTTCATTAAATTTACTTTTAGTATGTATTTAGATTTCTACATTTAAACCATACATAAACTTATACACAAAATTTGCTATTATGAATTTAACGATAAAAACATTTTGTGattgtctttaaaaaaaattaagggttaaaaatgaaaattttcacttcttgattttgatcAATTGAGTCTTGctcaaattttctattttattttattttttagaaaaaagtagtagacattttaaatattttatttagtaggtcttaaatttttaaaaactatttttgtgTAACAagtctttgaattttaatttttttaaaaaattacaaaagatTTGTATCTTATAAGATGTTTGACCTTTTAATTTTACTTCCAATAGATccctaagttttaaaattggtcAAATATTAAAGGAATATATTGTACGAATATATTAAACAATCTATTGACTTGTCTTCTTTAAAGTTTATGAATCTAAATCTAAACTTATATTTTACCCCTCTGAAAAAATACATGTCAAACCTATCGAGACTATATTATTGTGAAACTTATGCTAGACCGTTGTCCTTAAATAGGTCATTCTTTATGGATCTCctcacatttttcttttattttctttatttttatgtttgatTGATTTTATATCACTTTAAATCTAAATTTCATTCCAAAATATTAATGGACTATTTAAATGACAATACTACTACATCTGATACCAATTCTAACAGTGTTAGCAAACACAACTTTGTAAATTTTAGTTTCATACTACAATTTTTTGCTTTTCTATTGATTATCATTCTACTTTTTCTCATATAGAACTGAAACCTCACTGGCCACAATCTGGTAGATATTGGTCATTAAAGAGGTCAATTCAGCGAAGAGGAAATCAACAAGagtatatggcatacattattgAAACAACTTCTTAACATTGAAGAAAATTTGATACAACTTTGAACTCTCTCAGCAGCAAACTAATACTTGTGGCCATTTTGAAGTAATTCAAGTGTCATTTGAAGATTATTATACAGTGTAAAACGGTACACAAAACTTACTGCTATAAACATTTCCTTTAGATCATTTAGAGCTTAAACAGAGAAAAATGGAGAATTCTGAGTTATAACAAATGGTGATCAAGAGCTACTCTTCAGATGTTGTTTCAAGCATTCTGACCGTACGAGGAAGCATGAATTCGGCAAACAAAGGGTAGTGAGATGACGGGTAAAATCCATCGATATTATCATTCACCACTTCACACAGGACAGGGATTAAAGATCTACCTCGGAAAAGAATCCAATCTACATGTAGATCTTGAGTCTGACGATCCCAGCAAAGGCAAAGCGCTCTAAGAATCAACTTGAAAAACTCGAAAGCTCCCTGTTTGTCACCTGAAATGAATCTCGCAGAGTCGGGCAAAGGTTgaacaagctcctaagcaagTTATGGCTGAGCTAAATTGCATACCTTTGAAACCATGATAAGTTCGAATAAGAGAAACATTCTTCCTCGCCCGAGCAATTGCCCATGTATCTCTCATGTCCCCCACTGCACCCTTTTCTCTGCCAACAAGAAAGAGAAGCCACAAAACAATCTAGATTTAAGAAGAATGAGTTTGGTAACTGAATACAAAATCTACAATGATATGTCCGCTGATTAAGAAAAATGAACTATGTGAGCTAATAAGGCTGATTAAGACAGAAAAAGTTTCTCTCTCCTAGCCACAAATGAGAACCTATAGGATTGAACACACTACCCAGGCTGCACAGTTACTAATTAGAAGACACTGTTTTTTTCGATTACCTGGATCTCCCAAGAAGAAAACGACCGGTAGTTGATTCCTTTTCGGTGTTGAAACCTCCACAGTATATAACAGGCAAGCTAGGCGGTAAGGATGCAATATGCTGCCATGTAAGCAAAGCACTTCGTCTGCGGGCACGAGGGTTGAGCTCATCCATCTTCGTATTTACTATCTGAAATGAGAACCCAGGAGGCTCAACTCCTTTCAGTTGGAATGTGTGGGCATCGCGTCAAGTTAACAAATAACACAAGGTTCTCCATACAAAGGCAAAAGGATATGTTAAAATGCAATGAAAGATAATTTGTAATGAAATCTCAAGGATATCGCCCAAGTTGCAATATGTGGAGCAATCGAACCCCATGACATGCTTCCTGGGACAGAAGGTGATTCCGACAACCAAAATGTGCCACCTTCTAACAGCTCTACCTTTTTAACAGAGGAAAGAAATAGCAAAGCAGAAAAATCGCTCCAGATTACCAGACTTGAATTAGAACAGATGCCAAATCAGAGTAAGCAATctgataccttctccttgtcaTAAAAGATTGTGCAGTGTTCATCTGAATCGTCATGGGCTCCTTTTCTTGAAATTCCAAATTGGTCATAgcctaaaaaatatttaatacatCAAAATTAGAAGCTAAAAAGATAATACAGACACAAAAGATAGAAACCTAAGAAAATATCCATATGATTATAAGATTTTGCATTATGGTTGTTTCTTTCTTCACCCCATTACTGTCTTCCACAGTTTTATATGGGGAAGCAAGTTTCAGTTCCCATGACAAGCTTAGCTTAGGCATTTGCCGCCTCAAATTGAAGCATTCATTGATCATGAGTCAGTTTCATAAGGCAGCCAAGGACTCCGAAGTTGATACTAATCTTGTCAATTTAATGAGCATCTTATAGTGATTAATACTGTTAAAACCTCAAAAATTGGTCAGCAATCAACCTGTAATTTCATTCGCATCAGAAGATTAATCATCGAAAATCTTATAATTTGAGCTTCACCAAATTCTTCTACCAGGTAACCAATCAGTGAGGAACTTCTTTGAATCGTAAAAAAATCTAATACTTTTTTGCCATCACGGGCTTATTGAAGTTATCCTCCATCCAATatgttaaaattttcaatttctataATCGTAAGTTCATCGTTGAACATATAAAAAAACTTCTTATTTCATAGCAACAATAACAAGCCTATATATAAGTTTACAAATAATCTCAGTAGAAGCACATACCAGGCAAGCCCTGCTGAAGAAAATCCAACTGAGATTTCACACCTAAACTCattaaggaaaagaaatgaaggaATCAGAGAGGCAAATGGTAAGAGGTCATTAATTTCTTCCAAATCAAATGTATTGAACTCAATCATTAAAGTAGCGCCCCCCGCCCCCACCCCCTACCccaccccaaaaaaaaaaaaaggaaaaaaagctCCATCAAATGTCTACTCAATTGGAGCTTCCGAGCAAACTAACCCAGGCCATACTCAAAACTCAAGCAAAATCCTACAGAACCAAAAACCCACCAGCAAAACTCAAATCAACGACGACCCAGATGAATTATTGCGAAAAAATCACACCACGGATCAAGATCCACAAGCATTgaaagaatcaaacttgaaattcCATAAAGTAGAGTAGCAGAGCAGTAGAAGAAAAGGCAGGTATACCTTGTTGAGTGCAGAGAATCGCTGGAGAATAGCTAGTGATGACACTGATACATAAATCCCTTCTTTTCTCCCATGAATTTGAACTCTCTGGTGGTTGATCGTCGTGGAGATTGAAGGACATTACAGTCAAAGTACAACTCATTTTTCTCCAGAATTTCCTCCTCGATTCCTACTTTTCCTTGAACATTGATTCTAAACCTAAAAAGGGATCAGCAATCAGCAGTATCTATAACCTGTTGGTACATTCCATCCTTCTGAAACGAGTTAAAGAATCAGTAGTGGCTGAGCTTAAACTTTgaagagagggagagaaatccttatttaatttgatcatGTCTGGAAGGGCACTGGGTTTTGACGACGCACGTGAGAGTCCCACAATTCGATGCCTGGATCACGTGATTAATCTTTAATCGATTAAACCAACAATAAAGTGATTATATATGATTGAGATTTTGTAcgtaataatatttttttaaaataatattataaatttattaatatatgttcccatttcaattttgaatcaaGATTTGCAATTATTGAGATATAGACACCATATCAGAAAGAGAGTGAATTTTTACCTTTCTATtataaacacatttttttttacttataaacgtttatttaaacacttaaaagTGAATCCAAAtacttattaaaattatagatcaaatattaaatatttttatatttaaataatattatagtAAATgttcatgtatatttttttttaaaaaaatgtatatttcgTTTTGGGTcgtttcaaatataataaaataaaccaatctatttaaaaataataaaatgacaCTAACATTGATAGATGTTCATtaatatctatcattgatagacaatgacattttactatttgaaaatattttgaatggttttattatttaaaacaatCATACTTTCatcattataaaaatattttaattaaaatataaggtTGCTTCGAATCATAAAAACTATGGgtttgtttggtaatcatttgatttttttttttttttttaaaaaaaaaaactatatctaTTTTCTCTAAACTTCTTACAATAGCATGTATACCTGCATTTATGTTTTGTTTGGACAAGCATTACAtgagatttataattttatcaaataaaccTCTAAACTTACGTAAAAGAATCAATTCAGACTCTCAATTaaaatttctttgaaaattatCCAGAAAAATTATAATCGTCCATTTTATTAAATCGACATTTGAAGACATTCACACGTGTAATAATGGAtgcattaaattttaaaaaaaaaatcctaataaaggttctaaattgattcacttctaacaatttagaagtttaattgaaaattaaggtcccatttgataaccatttgatttattgtttttattttttaaaaataagtttatttcatctatatttcttacgatgatttgcatctttcttaaatacgaTGGTTTAATTCTTAGTcgaattccaaaaacaaaaataatattttttgaaaggaattttttttagttctcaaattttgactgttttttaaaccattggtaaaaagtagataacaaatgaataaatttggGGTGAAAGTAATGTCcacaaacttaattttcaaaaacaaaaacaaaaaataaaatgcttACCAAACGGGCCTAAATGTCTTGcacaatatttttcaaattaaatctaaagaaaagtgtaaattgatatattatgaaaatttataatttaaatggaTGCAATTATTAGTTCCTGATTTACATTAATACAACCCAAAAATTTAGGGtgtaaattgaaaattttcataactTTTATCAAGTAAGAGttgaattctcaatcaaatttcaaaaaagaaaaataattctaaaaattaTATGTACCTTTAATTTTCAGTGCTTAGTTTGATTTAAAGATATTGGTAAGGAGCACATAACTAGGTGGAAATTTAGATGTGgatagggtatttatagatttaattttaaaaaaaatcaaaatcaaataattatctaaCGAGACCTGAGTTATTATAAGAGTCTACTCAAATgagggagagagaaaa comes from Benincasa hispida cultivar B227 chromosome 2, ASM972705v1, whole genome shotgun sequence and encodes:
- the LOC120070546 gene encoding uncharacterized protein LOC120070546 isoform X3, whose amino-acid sequence is MSCTLTVMSFNLHDDQPPESSNSWEKRRDLCISVITSYSPAILCTQQGVKSQLDFLQQGLPGYDQFGISRKGAHDDSDEHCTIFYDKEKVELLEGGTFWLSESPSVPGSMSWGSIAPHIATWATFQLKGVEPPGFSFQIVNTKMDELNPRARRRSALLTWQHIASLPPSLPVIYCGGFNTEKESTTGRFLLGRSREKGAVGDMRDTWAIARARKNVSLIRTYHGFKGDKQGAFEFFKLILRALCLCWDRQTQDLHVDWILFRECLKQHLKSSS
- the LOC120070546 gene encoding uncharacterized protein LOC120070546 isoform X2, with the protein product MSCTLTVMSFNLHDDQPPESSNSWEKRRDLCISVITSYSPAILCTQQGYDQFGISRKGAHDDSDEHCTIFYDKEKVELLEGGTFWLSESPSVPGSMSWGSIAPHIATWATFQLKGVEPPGFSFQIVNTKMDELNPRARRRSALLTWQHIASLPPSLPVIYCGGFNTEKESTTGRFLLGRSREKGAVGDMRDTWAIARARKNVSLIRTYHGFKGDKQGAFEFFKLILRALCLCWDRQTQDLHVDWILFRGRSLIPVLCEVVNDNIDGFYPSSHYPLFAEFMLPRTVRMLETTSEE
- the LOC120070546 gene encoding uncharacterized protein LOC120070546 isoform X1, yielding MSCTLTVMSFNLHDDQPPESSNSWEKRRDLCISVITSYSPAILCTQQGVKSQLDFLQQGLPGYDQFGISRKGAHDDSDEHCTIFYDKEKVELLEGGTFWLSESPSVPGSMSWGSIAPHIATWATFQLKGVEPPGFSFQIVNTKMDELNPRARRRSALLTWQHIASLPPSLPVIYCGGFNTEKESTTGRFLLGRSREKGAVGDMRDTWAIARARKNVSLIRTYHGFKGDKQGAFEFFKLILRALCLCWDRQTQDLHVDWILFRGRSLIPVLCEVVNDNIDGFYPSSHYPLFAEFMLPRTVRMLETTSEE
- the LOC120070546 gene encoding uncharacterized protein LOC120070546 isoform X4, coding for MSCTLTVMSFNLHDDQPPESSNSWEKRRDLCISVITSYSPAILCTQQGVKSQLDFLQQGLPGYDQFGISRKGAHDDSDEHCTIFYDKEKIVNTKMDELNPRARRRSALLTWQHIASLPPSLPVIYCGGFNTEKESTTGRFLLGRSREKGAVGDMRDTWAIARARKNVSLIRTYHGFKGDKQGAFEFFKLILRALCLCWDRQTQDLHVDWILFRGRSLIPVLCEVVNDNIDGFYPSSHYPLFAEFMLPRTVRMLETTSEE